The Amphiprion ocellaris isolate individual 3 ecotype Okinawa chromosome 6, ASM2253959v1, whole genome shotgun sequence genome contains a region encoding:
- the gna14a gene encoding guanine nucleotide-binding protein subunit alpha-14, producing the protein MAGCCTSAEDRENQRINEEIEKQLRKDKKDSRRELKLLLLGTGESGKSTFIKQMRIIHGGGYTEEDKRSYAKLVFQNIYTSMQTMIRAMEALGISFSDPQNQSHASAVLEVEVDKVEELDQSLAVGIGSLWNDAGIQECYDRRREYQLSDSTKYYLTELDRIAQPSYLPDLQDILRVRVPTTGIIEYPFDMENVIFRMVDVGGQRSERRKWIHCFENVTSIIFLVALSEYDQVLVECDNENRMEESKALFKTIITYPWFQRSSVILFLNKTDILKEKILYSHIATYFPEFTGPQQDPTAAQEFILKMYQEQNPDKEKTLYPHFTCATDTENIRFVFVAVKDTILRHNLKEFNLV; encoded by the exons ATGGCTGGATGCTGCACGTCGGCGGAGGACAGAGAGAACCAGAGGATCAACGAGGAGATCGAGAAGCAGCTGCGGAAGGACAAGAAGGATTCCCGCAGggagctgaagctgctgctgttag GCACTGGAGAAAGTGGAAAGAGCACCTTCATCAAACAGATGAGGATTATCCACGGAGGAGGATACACAGAGGAGGACAAGCGGAGCTACGCCAAACTGGTCTTTCAGAACATCTACACGTCGATGCAGACCATGATCCGAGCCATGGAGGCCCTCGGTATATCTTTCTCTGATCCCCAGAACCAG agcCATGCTAGTGCAGtcctggaggtggaggtggataAAGTGGAGGAATTAGACCAAAGCCTGGCGGTGGGGATCGGCAGTCTGTGGAACGATGCAGGAATACAGGAATGCTACGACCGACGCAGGGAGTACCAGCTGTCCGACTCCACCAAATA CTACCTCACTGAACTGGATCGGATTGCTCAGCCCTCTTACTTACCCGACCTTCAGGACATCCTCAGGGTCCGAGTGCCGACCACAGGTATCATTGAATACCCCTTTGACATGGAGAATGTCATTTTCAG GATGGTGGATGTggggggtcagaggtcagagcGGAGGAAGTGGATCCACTGCTTTGAGAACGTCACCTCCATCATCTTCCTGGTGGCGCTCAGTGAGTACGACCAGGTCCTGGTTGAGTGCGACAACGAG AACCGTATGGAGGAGAGCAAGGCCCTGTTCAAAACCATCATCACCTACCCCTGGTTCCAGCGCTCCTCCGTCATACTTTTCCTCAACAAGACTGACATCCTCAAGGAGAAGATACTGTACTCTCACATAGCCACCTACTTCCCTGAATTCACAG GACCTCAGCAGGATCCTACAGCAGCCCAAGAATTCATCCTGAAAATGTACCAAGAACAAAACCCGGACAAGGAGAAAACGCTGTACCCTCACTTCACCTGCGCCACCGACACAGAAAACATCCGCTTCGTCTTCGTGGCCGTGAAAGACACCATCCTCAGACACAACCTCAAAGAGTTCAATCTGGTGTAA